The following coding sequences lie in one Arachis ipaensis cultivar K30076 chromosome B03, Araip1.1, whole genome shotgun sequence genomic window:
- the LOC107632894 gene encoding endochitinase-like isoform X2 → MSMHCLLHSVTFTTLLMAIATAITTVRTTVTASSSPIKGSYWFDQETFPVSAINTTYLTHIFYAFLLPSNTTYTLEITASNATSLLKFTTTLRSKYPPVKTLVSIGGAASDAALFARIAGNADARATFIGSSIVVARRFGFDGLDLDWEFPRTAAEMSDLAVLLRHWRIAILAESELTGRPPLLLTAAVYFASDFILAAAPAPSYPVIAMNKTLDFINVMSYDLHGAWNNDTGAPAALFDPKGNVNAVYGLRSWIRAGICPKKVVMGLPLYGKKWTLLDPNVTEIGAAAIGIKPESGGDVPYFQIEAFNKESDATVVYDPDTVSAYSYAGTSWVGYDDPMTVTVKIGFAQALGLRGYFFWAAGFDRDWKITEQASKAWIIT, encoded by the exons ATGTCAATGCACTGTCTACTACATTCCGTCACTTTCACAACACTGCTCATGGCAATAGCCACAGCCATAACCACCGTCCGCACCACCGTCACTGCTTCTTCTTCACCCATCAAAGGTTCATACTGGTTCGATCAAGAAACATTTCCAGTTTCCGCCATAAACACAACCTATCTCACACACATCTTCTACGCGTTCCTCTTACCCAGCAACACGACCTACACCCTCGAAATCACCGCTTCCAACGCCACCAGCCTCTTGAAATTCACCACCACCCTCCGCTCCAAGTACCCTCCCGTCAAAACCTTAGTCTCCATCGGCGGCGCCGCCAGCGACGCTGCTCTCTTCGCTCGCATCGCCGGAAACGCAGATGCGCGAGCCACCTTCATCGGCTCCTCCATAGTCGTCGCGCGCCGTTTCGGCTTTGATGGCCTCGACCTCGACTGGGAGTTCCCGCGCACTGCGGCGGAGATGAGCGACCTCGCCGTCCTCCTCCGACACTGGCGTATTGCGATCCTTGCCGAGTCTGAGCTTACCGGCCGTCCGCCGCTTCTCCTAACAGCCGCCGTCTACTTCGCCAGTGACTTCATCCTCGCTGCCGCTCCGGCGCCGTCGTACCCGGTGATCGCTATGAATAAGACCCTTGACTTTATCAACGTCATGAGCTACGACCTTCACGGAGCGTGGAACAACGATACCGGAGCTCCAGCAGCGTTATTTGACCCGAAAGGGAACGTAAATGCTGTTTACGGGCTTCGGTCATGGATTCGGGCAGGGATCTGCCCGAAGAAGGTGGTTATGGGTTTACCCCTTTATGGGAAGAAGTGGACCCTACTTGACCCGAATGTGACTGAAATCGGAGCAGCAGCTATTGGGATAAAACCCGAATCCGGTGGGGATGTGCCTTATTTTCAGATTGAGGCGTTTAATAAGGAAAGTGATGCCACCGTCGTGTACGATCCAGATACGGTGTCGGCGTATTCGTACGCGGGAACGTCATGGGTCGGGTACGATGACCCAATGACAGTGACCGTGAAGATTGGGTTTGCTCAGGCTCTGGGGCTTCGTGGATATTTCTTCTGGGCTGCTGGCTTTGATCGTGATTGGAAGATTACTGAGCAAG CTTCGAAAGCCTGGATAATTACATGA
- the LOC107632893 gene encoding uncharacterized protein LOC107632893, with protein sequence MDFKEAVREYCIQEGRRVRFKKNDNVQCRALYRGEECPWVLYVSKDSESVAGNKCDLDLNKSSLTKALGDARHIVYGDAAAQYGIVRDYGETLLKCSPGSTVRITTISHPNPAEDPTFDKMYICLYGCKNGFRMGCRPLIGLDGAFLKTRFSGQILAAIYVIAYAIVPVENTNNWRWFLELLHKDLRSYTQNGWCFILDMQKGLITAVQEVFPYVHHRFCVWHLRRNFKKQWKDNELKGLLWKCVRSTTQEGFIEGMMTIQSTKKEA encoded by the exons ATGGATTTTAAGGAGGCTGTGAGGGAGTATTGCATCCAGGAAGGTAGAAGAGTTAGATTCAAGAAAAATGATAATGTACAATGTAGGGCTTTATATAGGGGTGAGGAATGTCCATGGGTTCTCTATGTCTCTAAGGATAGTGAGAGTGTTGCTGGCAA CAAATGTGACTTGGACTTGAACAAGTCTTCCCTGACAAAAGCACTTGGAGATGCAAGGCACATTGTGTATGGTGATGCTGCTGCACAATATGGGATAGTGAGAGACTATGGTGAAACTCTCCTGAAGTGCAGCCCTGGTTCTACTGTGCGCATCACAACAATTTCTCATCCCAACCCCGCAGAAGATCCCACTTTTGACAAGATGTATATTTGTCTATATGGATGCAAAAATGGGTTTAGGATGGGATGCAGACCTCTAATAGGGCTTGATGGAGCATTCCTGAAAACCAGATTTAGTGGACAAATCTTGGCAGCCATTTACGTCATTGCATATGCCATTGTACCAGTAGAGAACACGAATAATTGGAGGTGGTTTCTTGAGCTGCTGCATAAGGATCTAAGGAGCTACACCCAAAATGGGTGGTGTTTTATTTTAGACATGCAAAAG GGGCTAATCACAGCTGTGCAGGAGGTCTTCCCTTATGTCCACCACAGATTTTGTGTATGGCACTTGCGGAGAAACTTCAAAAAGCAGTGGAAAGACAATGAACTTAAAGGATTACTGTGGAAGTGTGTAAGATCTACTACTCAAGAGGGATTCATTGAGGGGATGATGACAATCCAGAGCACTAAAAAGGAAGCATGA
- the LOC107632894 gene encoding endochitinase-like isoform X1 — protein sequence MSMHCLLHSVTFTTLLMAIATAITTVRTTVTASSSPIKGSYWFDQETFPVSAINTTYLTHIFYAFLLPSNTTYTLEITASNATSLLKFTTTLRSKYPPVKTLVSIGGAASDAALFARIAGNADARATFIGSSIVVARRFGFDGLDLDWEFPRTAAEMSDLAVLLRHWRIAILAESELTGRPPLLLTAAVYFASDFILAAAPAPSYPVIAMNKTLDFINVMSYDLHGAWNNDTGAPAALFDPKGNVNAVYGLRSWIRAGICPKKVVMGLPLYGKKWTLLDPNVTEIGAAAIGIKPESGGDVPYFQIEAFNKESDATVVYDPDTVSAYSYAGTSWVGYDDPMTVTVKIGFAQALGLRGYFFWAAGFDRDWKITEQVALPERPPVEVKILFYGNFEQRTNGIYV from the exons ATGTCAATGCACTGTCTACTACATTCCGTCACTTTCACAACACTGCTCATGGCAATAGCCACAGCCATAACCACCGTCCGCACCACCGTCACTGCTTCTTCTTCACCCATCAAAGGTTCATACTGGTTCGATCAAGAAACATTTCCAGTTTCCGCCATAAACACAACCTATCTCACACACATCTTCTACGCGTTCCTCTTACCCAGCAACACGACCTACACCCTCGAAATCACCGCTTCCAACGCCACCAGCCTCTTGAAATTCACCACCACCCTCCGCTCCAAGTACCCTCCCGTCAAAACCTTAGTCTCCATCGGCGGCGCCGCCAGCGACGCTGCTCTCTTCGCTCGCATCGCCGGAAACGCAGATGCGCGAGCCACCTTCATCGGCTCCTCCATAGTCGTCGCGCGCCGTTTCGGCTTTGATGGCCTCGACCTCGACTGGGAGTTCCCGCGCACTGCGGCGGAGATGAGCGACCTCGCCGTCCTCCTCCGACACTGGCGTATTGCGATCCTTGCCGAGTCTGAGCTTACCGGCCGTCCGCCGCTTCTCCTAACAGCCGCCGTCTACTTCGCCAGTGACTTCATCCTCGCTGCCGCTCCGGCGCCGTCGTACCCGGTGATCGCTATGAATAAGACCCTTGACTTTATCAACGTCATGAGCTACGACCTTCACGGAGCGTGGAACAACGATACCGGAGCTCCAGCAGCGTTATTTGACCCGAAAGGGAACGTAAATGCTGTTTACGGGCTTCGGTCATGGATTCGGGCAGGGATCTGCCCGAAGAAGGTGGTTATGGGTTTACCCCTTTATGGGAAGAAGTGGACCCTACTTGACCCGAATGTGACTGAAATCGGAGCAGCAGCTATTGGGATAAAACCCGAATCCGGTGGGGATGTGCCTTATTTTCAGATTGAGGCGTTTAATAAGGAAAGTGATGCCACCGTCGTGTACGATCCAGATACGGTGTCGGCGTATTCGTACGCGGGAACGTCATGGGTCGGGTACGATGACCCAATGACAGTGACCGTGAAGATTGGGTTTGCTCAGGCTCTGGGGCTTCGTGGATATTTCTTCTGGGCTGCTGGCTTTGATCGTGATTGGAAGATTACTGAGCAAG tggCACTACCAGAACGGCCTCCTGTCGAGGTGAAAATATTGTTTTACGGCAATTTTGAACAACGAACTAATGGCATATATGTATAA